ATTGTTTCCCTACAGGAACAAATACCaaagtttaaagtaaattttacttttcttaggtatacaaacTGTGGCTTTTTGTAAAGGACCACCTCTGCCACCCCTCTTTGTTCCGGGTCTACCAATTGGGCGAGGGGTTTGCAATCGGGCTGGACCCTACAATGCCTGAAGTAGGCCGACAGAGGTCAGGGCAGATGCTCCAGGCCTACCTGTGATAGTCGCTGGTTGTTTTAGTCAGTACACAGTCGACACATGCGATGCACTGGATACATAATACTTTTGTAAAGCTACGGTTCGAATAcctagaaaaaatacatattacttaaaaattactGCTAATCCAGTTTAGTACAGCCACCCAGGGTTCTGGTGAAGTTACTGTAAATTATTCTAAAAGTTAGAAGAGTTTATTTATTACACGAGACAAATGAATTCTCTGCTGTGGATTACATTTTGATgtgcatttctttttcctttattgccTTTCCTTTCCCCTCAACTAGGAGGAAAAAACTCTCATGGAGATGATGAAAACCTTCAGTATTTCTGTATTCAGTAGAAAAAGTTTTTGTTATgctctgtcatattttttttttttgtctgttaacaGGTGGCGGCAGTATTTGCAGCAGATGCTGTAGCTCGTATGTCTGGCACAGTTGGTGTTGCTGCAGTAACTGCTGGTCCTGGGCTTACCAACACTGTTACAGCAGTCAAGAATGCTCAGATGGCCGAAAGTCCTGTTCTTTTGATAGGTACTGTAtgcatatagaaaaaaaatgattgtaaCAGTTAAGGTGGATATCACAGTGTTTTCAATCAGATAAGAAATTTGCAACGTTTTACTGATGCATTTTTGCCAGAGTAAACAGATGCTGAGTCTAGAAAGGCTGGTTAGAATATAGTGCCCTCCTAATTTTTCATGGGGACAGGTTCCAGAACCCACAGCAAAACTCAAAATCTGCGGAAATGCAAAATcacttctaaaaatgcttataactgcaaaATACCCTGTACCTCTTAAACTCAAGTGCGTAGaactgtctattttaaaagttcactgcctaatttattagttcaaacaaaaaataccgtaaattatcatactaaaacaatttaatatcagttcaaacaaaaatacaccccaaaccatcatcccgaAACACCCCAAGCCATCTTAGATTACCCTTTTACGACTGTTACTCTTAggtatatatgagcttttcagtcaagaaacatgccaagtgccatttttaaaatattgacgTTTTTAAAATAGTGACatacagttttaaaatattgacatttttaaaaCAGTGACATACAGTTGTCAAAAAAATTGTAGTAGCTGGCTGTATTAAGATTGTACACATACAATGGTTGATTTTGTTGGTAGACCTGATTTTTCCACTCTTGCACCATCTGTTTACATACCTCCGGTACGCATGCATAGAGGTGGCCATATTGATAGAAACCAACCTTTTTAATAGTTGTGTGATAAAGTGGCAGTTTTATTAAATGGTTTCCCATGTTATCCAACATATCAGATGAAGTTACAGAAAGCATTTTGTAAGTTCGAAAACATTCTTTCTAAAACAGGATTTTGATGTTATAACAGGCTTGAAAAGGGGAAAATGTTGTAAATTTTTTCTGGATCTTTGATTCATGAGGAAGCCCATGAGATCTGTTTAGAACATAGCTGTACAGATGTGTGCCTTTATGACAAATTGAGGGAGTTGTTCCAAGGTTAGACAAAATCTGCAAGAGTGGCTGAAGTTGATTTGCGCATGATTGTGACATTTTCCTTTTAGACCTACATACATTGCCAAGTAGACAGTTTGGTTCTATGAAGGgtatttcatttctttagctaaaaagtgaaaatttgatgTGTATTGTTCATTTTGTGCTTATTGGTAGAATAGGTATTTATGCAGGTAAAATccctaatatttttttgtgacttttctcCAGGTGGAGCTGCTGCCTCAATCCTAAAGGGTCGTGGAGCTTTGCAGGACATTGATCAGATTTCCTTGTTTAAACCTCTTTGCAAATTCTACGCCACTGTGACCTGTGTAAGAGACATTATTCCTACTGTTCAGAAAGCTCTGAAAGAAGCCCAGTCAGGAACACCAGGTTGGTATGGTAATAAAATTTAGTGATGATAACCCCATTGTATTCAACAAAATTTGCTAAGAATTAGCACCGGGTGCTTGCCTGGCACTAAGTGCTTGCATTTATCTTCTCAGTTTTCCAGGTAGTCTGGCTGTGCCAGCTCATCTTCACACCAGTTGTTCGTTGTGCAGGAGGATCGTGCGAGTAGCTACTTTTGTCGTTGTgtataataacatttttaaaaattcttgtttcTCCTGATCTCTGTGAAGCATGTACCAAGAACATCTGTATTCCTAGgatcatttaatgttattttacttttacagttTCATCCCACCTCTATCACATGTCGTTTCATATTGGAACAGTATATCAACTCCACATTGTACTCCTCAGTGTCTGTTAAGTCTCCTGTAGAGGCAGTCCCTCGGtcatcggcgatccggttttatggtgcctgtctagcgatgacgataactggatttttggtgcCGATATGTGCTGATCTCTGCTTGTCGGCCCCGATCTCCGGTTTTATCGGCGCCGATCCCTACTTAACAGTGGCGCCGATAACCTGATAAGCACTGTtgtcgctgattttcggttattgaaGATTTCCGGTTATCATCATACTGTCGGGAACTGAACCCCTGCTGATAagctgggactgcctgtacacaacACATGTTGAAATTTTCCATTCCAATATTTCCGCCATCCACTTTTGCTACCATTTTTCCAGCATTCACTATCCTCATCATTGAGCTTTCTtcattacagttttcattttgtgtGGCAAATTTGTACACCCCCGGCTGTGAAACAAATGGAAAGTGGTCAGTTAACTTGCAGCTGTTGTTCAGTTCACAACTCAAGtaaacttttgtcatttttatttttggtgatttcaGTACAAATAAATCCCCCTGGGGCCTAAGAAAGTTAGAGATGATAtcaaacctaaaagaaaaatagaaaaatggtagAGATTTAAAAGAAACTCCTAGCAAGATTTGCAAGAGGTATTCATGTCACTGATTTTGTTGAGGAATTTTGTATGCCAAAATCTACAGTCTCCACAATATTCCAGTGTAAAGAGGTCATCAAAGTAGCGGTTGTTGCTAAGGGAGCAAAACCTGTTACAAAACCAAGGTCATAAACAACTGAAAAATCTGAGAAATTGTCGCTAATTTGGATAAATTAAGAACAGTTAGCCAGGGATAGTGTTTCTAAGACCATCATTTGTGAAAAGGCAAAACAATAGCAAGTTGATCACTTGAAAAACACCCATGGAATGAGTGCTGATGCAGTTAATACTCAAGTTTTTAAAGCCAGTCATGGGCAGTGTGAGAAATTTAAAAGAAGTGGCATATCCAGTGCTGAGGTTTGGGGAGGCTGCCAGTTCTGACAAAGATCCTGCCAAGAAATATGTTCAAGAGTTTAAGGAATATGTATAGGCAGAGGGCTCTGTTCCCCAACAAGTGTTCAGTTGTGgtgagatatactgtacagtacttgattTGGTAAAAATGCCAAACATGACCATTTGGTAAAAATGCCAAACATGACCTACATCATCCTTGAGGAGTCACTACCAGGTTTCAAGCCAGTGAATGACAGACTCACTCTTTTGGTCTTGGGGAATGCAAGCATTaagccatattttatttttgtttatgaaaaatattaggcttaaaatttaaaatgctaaggCTTGTGCATTATTGAGAACCACTGCGATAAgtaatcattaatttatttactgtatttgtagGCGTGCCTCTTGATCCATTAGGTTGgactttttgaaatttgaaagcaGAAGAATGGTACTAGCTCTATTAAGTGAGTTGGtggttcctctccctctcctcagtGACCATCATTGATATCCCACCATTAATATTGTCACTTTTGAAGGATTCACCTTGTCTGTCATCAGCAGATAAAAGTTTGCATAAAATACAATTCCTATGATTAGGGAGTCTGaaattacctttatattttttattgttgctttcaTATTTGTAATCTCTCCAGATCTGTACTCTAATGTGTTGTAGCTCGTACAAAGTTTTATaaactacagtatttttatttctttctaggTCCTGTCTTCATTGAATTCCCCATTGATGTCCTTTACCCGTATGAGACTGTAGCTAAGGAAATTGGAGCATCTAGTGGAGGGAAGTCCTTGGTTCAGAGGATCATAAGTTGGTATGGTTTTAGAGAGCTCAGAGAAATCTGATCATGTTTTTTGTGCCattgcatattttttcattttcatgcacatacacaaatcttttgttttacatGTAACCATTTGTCAAGGTATTACTGCATACTTATCTAGATTGTTACTGGAACATTTTGGTAAAGGTAACGATATCTAGTTTGCATGCCATTAAAGATGCTCATCTTGTTTAGGTACTTAGGCAGCACGTTTCTGGTATAAAATACACCCAAGTAGTCCCAGGTGTTTTTGGCAATCATAGAACACTTATAGCCCTTGGAGATCCCCATATCTTCCATTAGTAGCGTGATGTCTGCCAGGATGGCCTTAGTCTCAGTGGCTATCTTGAGGTCATACAGTTTGCTGCTATGTCTGTTTAAAAGTTTCGTGACCTCAGCTCCACCACAGCAGAAGCTTCTTTCTTCAAGTATTGCAGTAGCTGCAAATTAAATGTCTCATAGACCCAGTCATGACCCTGTAGAATCCTCCTCCTGCATGAGGTGGATAAATGTGTTCCCTCGTATGAGAAGCAGAATTAACTGAAGCAAAAGCAGATTAGGGTGCCTTAGGTATGGTCATTTGGGAACCTCCTGACCACCTGTCCAGGGTCTTGGGTTCAAGGGAATGATAGGCAACAGGGATTGCTGGGGACATTGTTATATTTGTGTACAGCACCACAGGCACAAAAAATGTGATGGATAGTCACTACTTTCCAATTGGTCCAAGGCCTCAGGCTCATCTACTTATGTCTACAAGACATACTAACATGAGTCTAGGACATTCAGATCATGAATGAGAGATCTGTAGTAGATGATTTTGTGAAGAAATGTATtttgttcatatgcggaacaaacctgggtcttaacttatggataattcttctatCGCCAGTTGGAAACCGGTAAAATTGTCTGTGCTTGTGTTTGCTTGAGCTTTCGGGTGattctgtgtttttgtgtgctgtgtacTTTTGTGTTGATCATGCATCCTCAAGAATCATCCCAGCCTCCAGTTTCTGCCAGCCCTTCCAAGCGTCAgagttaagaccacaggtttgttagctatgaaaaatacaaattgattaaaaaatttgtcattccaAATTGAGTGATAAATATAGCTGtaattgtttgttaatttttttgtagccAGCCCATTATATTAACGTATGGTGTCATGTAGTTCATCATTATCACTTCTAGTGCTGTGTGACACAAAAGACTTTTGTGAAATTCAGCCACTCACGTCATTTTTATGCTTTGTctcccacaaatctccactcatctccagcctttcTTCTCGTAGTTCTTATTCAACTCAGTCTTGCACTTCTAATTCCTCTGCTACCCACTTGGTCTCAGCTCCCCTAGTTTGTGCAGAGAACATGTTCAAGTCATATCCATCTCCCTTTCTTAATTATGTTATCTACATTACGTATGCAACTTCTGGATTTTCACTCATGGTATCATTTCTCGCTCTCCTGCCGTCAGACATCTaacatttttctgaaagctttattctcaaattgtCAGAATCTTTCAGATATACTGTAAGAGCCATACCAGGATTTATGTCCATATACCATTACAGATTGTATCAGACTTTATACAATGTAATTTCAGTCTACAAGATCCATACCAGGATTTATGTCCATATAGCATTACAGATTGTATCAGACTTTATACAATGTAATAATTTcagtcttatttcattttcaaatattcagccTGCCCACtgtttgattttccttttatagTCTTGCATTAAACTCTGACTCAAGAGAACCTTTAtatgaaattagtgaatatatattttttccaggtaCCTTGATAACTATATCTGTAACTTATTTGCTGGTGCTTGGGAGCCCAGGGACACTAAGCCTCTTAAATTGAGCATACCATTTGCTACTAGTGACATAGGTAAGTTTAATTTATTGCTTGCTTTATATTGGTAACTGTTGTAAGCTGCTGTAATAATCAGTTCAGAAGAGTTGAATAATGTGAGTGTTTACTGTTAGCCCTTTGTATAAAGGAGATGGCCCTTgatattttgtgtaaatatttaaaatctggtaattagttaatttttatGATCAGTCTTGGGCTATTCCACATTGGTAAATATTcagaagttttatttatgaagattcaataaatttctgtaatctaaaaataattttgaagactTAAGATACTGTCAAAATTTCCATGGTTTTTCTTTAAGTCTTTTGAGGAACCATATGGAAAGTGGTGGTTGATAATAGATTTATAATAATTGAACAAATTCGGTGCATTATGGCTTTTtgtttgagtatatatattattttatgtgatTCAGATTTTTACAGAAGCACTTATGTAATGTAAACTTTATAATGTAGTAATATGCCTTTATACTGTCCTGTCGGCATCTTATTGAAAGAAAATCTGTAACTACTATGATGTATTAGATGACAAATACTAATGTGATTGTAGCCAGACATTGTACATCAATTAATCTATGTATTTTAAAGGTGTTGAAATACTGAGATCACAAAAACACtttactgtttcatttttattaatgccTGACTGGTCCTTTTTCAACAGTTGACCAGTGTGCTCAGATTATCTCAAAAGCAAAAAAGCCAGTGTTTATTTTGGGTAGCCAGTCAACCCTTCCACCTACACCTGTGGATGATTTAAGGAAGTCATTGGAGAGACTTGGTATACCATGCTTCCTTGGAGGAATGTCACGAGGTCTGCTAGGTAAGCAATATTACACAcagaatttttattgttaatcattCAAAAAGTAGATGAATATATAGTCTGATATAAAGAGATATAGTTgtattgtttatgaaaaataaggGAGAGGGtatatttgatataaaatgtACCAGTTTGTGATGTTACAGTTACCAAGAAACAAGAGCAGTAAATCATGATAGACATATTGTATTTGATAGTATTCTACTGTACCCTTAATTGTGGAGCTTTTCAGTTTACTCGCATATTTTATTACAGGACAGAAAAGTGCTATACAGATGAGGCAGTGTCGAAAAGATGCTCTCAAAGAAGCAGATGTCATTATCCTCGCTGGTGCCGTTTGTGATTTTAGATTGGGTTATGGGCGAAGTTTGGGACGTAAAGCTAAAATCATTGCTGTAAATCGTAATAAAGAACAGCTGTACAAGGTTAGTGCAGTTTGACCTAggtcagatttttttttgcttgttaatgtcTGTTTAAAGTTTGGTTTTGTTCGATGTGACATTTGTATTACCCTTCTCAGTGAGAGATTGCCTTGCTGAAGTGGCTTTGCTTCACATTTGAAGCTGTGTTTCAGGCAGTTGGGTTCTCGAACATTGGTGATAAGAGATTCCCTGGTTCAGCTTAAAATATCCCTCCTTACCCTCTCATTATTACTTCCATCTCCTAAAATTTTATTAGGTTTCTTCCGTTTGCAATCTAAGACACTGCAAAGTGTAGGCAAGTATTGGGTACAACTTGAAATAAATAGCATGGACATTTCCACACTAGTCTAATTATGCTGCTTAGGTGAATTGGAAAAGGGATCTTTTTAGGAAATGGGTTTGCAATGTAAGTTAGTTGTGAGAAACTTTAAGTTGATGATGTTTATACAGtaatattttggaagtttttaaaGAGTTCTCTGGTGATGATCCTGCCCCTGGTTCATAATCTGGATCCTTTACTATCCTCCTTTTATTTCTAGACTTCTTGAAAGGTAAGATCATATTAGGACCCAACGTGTTTAGATATTccaatgaaatttttgtatgacttaaaaatgaaacagtttttgcCATTATAACTTCATCATTATAACTGTAGTGgttatatgtctatataagcaCACAAAGAGAAGAGTagatttcaaaatataatcattatGATATGCTTTTGTTGTACTTCTATACAACCATACAAAGAGAAGAGtagatttcaaaatataattattatgatatacTTTTGTTGCACTAATAATTTAGTGTATCATTTTTCAggtgttcattattttctttctttttatacacaTATAGTTCAGTATTATTACTTCATTTGTTCACAGGTTGCTGATATGCTTTGGAAGCCGACTGTAGCTGTTTTAGGAGACGTAGgaactattattttctttctttttatatacatatagtgcaTTATCATTACTTCATTTGTTCACAGAATGCTGATATGTTTTGGAAGCCAACTGTAGCTGTTTTAGGAGACGTGGGAACTTTTGTGCGAGATGTGGCTTCTCGTCTAATCGGCTACAAGTGTGATCCAGAATGGGTTGCAACTCTCCGAGAGAGAGACGAAGCAAAGGAAGCTACGAATGAGAAAGTAATACACTATGTCTATATTTACTTGTTCTTCTCAGGGTcttgttatttttctcataaatgaTATATGCCTAAGATTCAGTTTCATGTTGTTtgttgcatgttttttttatgtttatgcttgTGCCCAAATTTTGGATACAACTGGGTGTCTCCTCAATTAGGTTTCTTTATACTTGCCCCAAACTTATACTTTTAAATGtcaatgctttattatttttgttaggttgtatatttgattttatatgaaCGTCAGAAGTTTTACATTGGCCAACTGAAGTGAGATAGCATATAATTAGGCTGTACAGCAATTTTTGGTAGTATCAGCTGCAATATCATCTTGCAGCTGGGCTGTCTTATACAGAGATATTGTTTCATTACTCATACACTtaggtttcattttctattgtctcctggcctatcattccCTTTTCTGATAAGGGAACTCAGTATTTTGGATAAAATATTTTGCCGGGTCCAAGCACTTGAGGTTTACCTAGTTGTCActgcaaacatcccagatggtcctattttccctacaccttagcacaaacaaaccactcacACTACGTAGGCTGACAATTATTTTAGTTTCCCTCCTTAAAAAGGCAgatcttctctcctttctttggaaatgtatccttcaaaGAAGTCTCAGTGTACAGAGTGGTTATTAGCAGTAGCATTCCTGAACCGAGGAAGGCACAACAATCCCACAGCCATACCCAACATGATTGGGTAAGTCTGCCACAACGGATAATACATATATTGGTAGTGTttctcctgttctttattgccaaacctaGTGGGTATCTAGAATAAAGAAAACAGGTGATAACCTGTGACTTCACCTTGGATAAAAAATTCCTGAATCACTATTTccatgagagtggtggtcatgcAGAGATGTTGCCAGGGAAGGCGCAACAATCCCACAGCCAAACCTGGCATAATTGTGTAAGTCACCTtagaaccacaaagaataatacataaataGGTTTGTGAGTtgtctcctgttctttattgccaaaccctaatgggtatccagaataaagaaaatggttaataacctgtgactGTACTTTGGACCAGAAATTTATCTGGGTTATTTGGGTTTATGTATTAGAagctaagccattttgtcactGAGCAATCtatcaatttattttgtaaactctACACTATCAAAAAAACAGGTTCTgacataggaaaaatctatttttgtcaGCCGCTGTGAGCCcccaaacccacccactttccctgacaaaaaggcatgggactggggtgaacactcatcttgcacagacctggtgTGTAATGAGGAAGATAGCCGACATACGCAGTTGTCACATCTGAGTGAGTAGGATGAAGGGAAAAAGCAAGGCAGTCATTGTGTGGACAGAAGATAGAACCCTCCTGTCCTCAGtgctttatattctatcactgtgccaacaacaCTATTCTTTGAAACTGGTTTGTCTGTGTTACGCAACCCTGGGGGGACAGTGAGAGTGcagctcctttgaggactcacagcagctgcCAAAAATTAGGCCTGTTTTTTCATACTTGAACGTTAGAATGTGACCTTAGCTTTTAAGTATTATTTCCTTATGCCTAACGAgccatttattttatgtatttcggAGAATGAAAATTGAGCTTGAATATTAATCAGGCACTCTTTAGAACACTAAATATACCTCAAAAGACTTGATTTTTAGAACCACAGAAAGCTGCTTctgctgttttttatttataaatatttagaactattgaaaagttttctgttgtttttcagtTTGTAAATAGTGAAGAGAtctcattaatgaaattaatgatgGGATCTGTTAACTAGTTCTAAATTGAAAAACAGCAGAACCTTTCTGTGGTTCTGTGTCATCTactgttagaaataaaaaatgtaaaattttctactgaaaaatatttcaaaacagtacAGTGGATAAATTTtgccattcagagagagagagggagaggcaggCTTTCCTATTCCTTGAGAAGGCAGACCCcaatttttttgtcagtgttctGCTTTTTGAGTCTTAAGAAACCAGTTCAGAGACATAGTGTGAACAGTATGGAATGATTTTGTTGTGAGTATGTAAAAAGTTGAAGTCTTTTCAtggtttcttaattttattgactgttgaaactttcttttttgaaAGACTAATCGTTCTGTCATTTTGAACCATAACATCACAGGGCACAAACATTTTTACTTGTGAATTGGTTTGCCTTTTTCATTGCAGGCAGTACATTTATTACCACTTATtacagaagaaaacaaagaaaacacatGCGCTGTGAATTGAGCGTtatgtaaattttgcattttattcctttttaagatGGCTGAAGAAATTCCCGAGAAGCATTTAAATCCTATGAAAGTTTTTATGGAACTCGAAAAACTTTTGCCGGATGATGCAGTTCTTGTTGCTGATGGTGGAGACTttgttgctactgctgcttatATACTCAGGTTAGTGCTCTCGTCTTGTCTAGTAAAATTTCTATGGAATAGGGAAGATCTGTATGTAAAGTAATGATTGCTTAAGAAAGTGTTAATAATAGTTTTTGGCGTGGTGGGGATGAAAAGATACCTTAAAAGATTCCACATGTTGTAGTTTCAGCTTTGTACCCCAGTTTTGGAAGTGCTGAGTTGCCTtaggaactgaaataaataaagtatgtTTTCGTTATAGAAAATCAGTGATATATTTCCTTGTCTACAATACCAGGCCAATTATGgtagaaattattattacctttattgTTTTCCTAATCGATTGAAGGGATATTACAAATCAGCAATGCAAAGCCCAAGGTTATCAACATAGTACTAGAATTGCAGTTGCAGTTTGCAGTAATTGAAAGACTGATTTTTCTCATCCTGTAGCGTTTGTACATTTTGAACAACTATAAGTACTTCCATACTTTGGAGCTGTGCCATTGAATAATGAGTTAT
This genomic stretch from Macrobrachium rosenbergii isolate ZJJX-2024 chromosome 6, ASM4041242v1, whole genome shotgun sequence harbors:
- the LOC136839654 gene encoding 2-hydroxyacyl-CoA lyase 2-like, with the translated sequence MMDEALYAHLLLFISTAVLGLGIGTILSKFHLPYIWAHPVDRKSKRHGGELVAEVLHAHGVKYIFTLPGGHISPIIVASEKLGIRIVDTRHEVAAVFAADAVARMSGTVGVAAVTAGPGLTNTVTAVKNAQMAESPVLLIGGAAASILKGRGALQDIDQISLFKPLCKFYATVTCVRDIIPTVQKALKEAQSGTPGPVFIEFPIDVLYPYETVAKEIGASSGGKSLVQRIISWYLDNYICNLFAGAWEPRDTKPLKLSIPFATSDIVDQCAQIISKAKKPVFILGSQSTLPPTPVDDLRKSLERLGIPCFLGGMSRGLLGQKSAIQMRQCRKDALKEADVIILAGAVCDFRLGYGRSLGRKAKIIAVNRNKEQLYKNADMFWKPTVAVLGDVGTFVRDVASRLIGYKCDPEWVATLRERDEAKEATNEKMAEEIPEKHLNPMKVFMELEKLLPDDAVLVADGGDFVATAAYILRPRGPLTWLDPGAFGTLGVGGGFALGAKLCRPDSEVWIIYGDGSLGYSLSEFDTYTRHKTPVIAFVGNDAGWTQIAREQVPMFGTSVGCDLAHCDYHKAVEGLGARGVLIGQGDDLPEKIKEVQQIYKEEELSVLANVLIGKSKFREGSISV